ATAATTCCTTATCATGCATAAGTATTACGTTGTCTTTATAACTGTGCCTATTCAGAAGGCAAAAGATATAGCAGAATACATAATAAAAGAAAAACTTGGTGCTTGTGTGAACATAGTTGGTGAGGTGAGCTCCATATACTGGTGGAAGGGAAACATAGAAAGAGACAGGGAATCTCTTCTGGTGGTAAAGACCTCTGGTAATAAGGTGCGTGATCTTATAGATAAAGTAAAATCTGTACATCCTTACACGGTACCTGAGATAATAGCGATCCCTATAGAGGTTGGCAACGAAGATTATCTCAGGTGGATAGACGAGTCCCTTGAGATATCTCAAGGAAATTCCTAAGAAGGTCCATGCCGGCTTCAGAGAGAACAGACTCTGGGTGAAATTGTACTCCAAAGACAGGATACTCTATGTGTTGAATACCCATTATTTCGCCATCTTCTGACTCCGCAGTTATCTTAAGCACTTCAGGAAGACTCTCCCTTTCAATAACTAAAGAATGGTATCTTACTGCGGTAAAGGGGTTCTTTATACCTTTGAATATACCCTCACCTGTGTGGTATATCAAAGAAGTTTTACCG
The sequence above is drawn from the Hydrogenobacter hydrogenophilus genome and encodes:
- the cutA gene encoding divalent-cation tolerance protein CutA, which codes for MHKYYVVFITVPIQKAKDIAEYIIKEKLGACVNIVGEVSSIYWWKGNIERDRESLLVVKTSGNKVRDLIDKVKSVHPYTVPEIIAIPIEVGNEDYLRWIDESLEISQGNS